One window from the genome of Dermochelys coriacea isolate rDerCor1 chromosome 19, rDerCor1.pri.v4, whole genome shotgun sequence encodes:
- the LOC119845264 gene encoding claudin-7-like yields MATGSVALGLVLAPMGWVLLLAATVTLQWREFSRRPGFPRDVSFSDGLWESCMEVIGMPGRACQAIPQETAISWPMQMLGALTVISVLTGVLSYSLAHVGVCWSTDQPNSKLTGTAGLLLVLSGATYLCATSYMAYEVLENMANPQTPAGDMFRLGTCLYLGWSGGVAEIVAGICLAINFQRKEESSPGNVAAPYEVDY; encoded by the coding sequence ATGGCAACTGGCTCCGTGGCCCTTGGACTGGTGCTGGCTCCCATGGGATGGGTCTTGCTGCTGGCAGCCACGGTGACCCTGCAGTGGAGAGAATTCTCCAGGCGGCCCGGCTTCCCACGGGACGTTTCCTTCAGCGATGGTCTGTGGGAAAGCTGCATGGAGGTGATCGGCATGCCGGGCAGGGCGTGCCAAGCCATCCCCCAGGAGACTGCCATCTCCTGGCCCATGCAGATGCTGGGAGCACTCACTGTCATCTCAGTGCTTACAGGGGTCCTGAGCTACTCTCTAGCCCATGTGGGGGTGTGCTGGTCGACAGACCAGCCTAACTCCAAGCTTACGGGAACTGCTGGACTCCTACTGGTTCTCTCTGGAGCCACGTATCTATGCGCCACATCCTACATGGCTTACGAAGTCCTAGAGAACATGGCCAACCCCCAGACCCCCGCGGGGGACATGTTCCGGCTTGGGACCTGTCTCTACCTTGGCTGGAGCGGCGGAGTAGCTGAGATTGTGGCTGGGATCTGCCTGGCTATCAATTTCCAAAGGAAGGaggaaagcagcccagggaatgtGGCGGCTCCTTATGAGGTGGATTACTGA